The following coding sequences lie in one Kribbella sp. NBC_00709 genomic window:
- a CDS encoding RBBP9/YdeN family alpha/beta hydrolase, with the protein MTFIIIPGLDGSDAHHWQSRWEHEWLAPAVRIEPSSWSAPDLTDWSAAITRAVNSTTGDITFITHSLGCHALTHWLAHSPTLSPVASPAESPAAARIRGAFLVGPPDPEAPTFPVDRLPTFASLPAVALTIPSVLIASTNDPYCTIEAATHLAKTWATPLIPLDNLGHINSDSNLGQWPQGQHLLTAFLAGTTPKADKP; encoded by the coding sequence ATGACCTTCATCATCATCCCCGGCCTCGACGGCTCCGACGCACACCACTGGCAGTCGCGCTGGGAGCACGAGTGGCTAGCCCCCGCCGTACGGATCGAGCCATCGTCCTGGTCCGCCCCCGACCTCACCGACTGGTCAGCCGCAATCACCCGAGCCGTCAACAGCACGACCGGCGACATCACCTTCATCACCCACAGCCTCGGCTGCCACGCCCTCACCCACTGGCTCGCGCACTCGCCCACGCTGTCGCCGGTGGCGTCGCCCGCGGAGTCGCCCGCGGCCGCCCGCATTCGTGGCGCGTTCCTGGTCGGCCCTCCCGACCCCGAGGCGCCCACCTTCCCCGTCGACCGCCTACCGACCTTCGCGTCCCTCCCCGCCGTCGCGCTGACCATCCCTTCCGTCCTGATCGCCAGCACCAACGACCCGTACTGCACCATCGAGGCCGCAACCCACCTCGCCAAGACCTGGGCAACCCCACTAATCCCCCTGGACAACCTCGGCCACATCAACTCCGACAGCAACCTAGGCCAATGGCCCCAAGGCCAACACCTCCTCACCGCCTTCCTAGCCGGCACCACCCCGAAAGCCGACAAGCCCTGA
- a CDS encoding Lrp/AsnC family transcriptional regulator has translation MSEATTGSLDAIDREILAILQTDGRLSGADIGRKVNLSQPAVSARIQRLERSGVITGYRAVVDPARVGLNIHAVVRVRTTHARIPDALELFASLLEVVATYRLTGEDCFLLDVHTQDAGRLEQVVDAIGRLGPVSTSLVLREYPAKPLAAG, from the coding sequence ATGAGCGAGGCAACGACTGGTTCATTGGATGCCATCGATCGGGAGATCCTGGCGATCCTGCAGACCGACGGCAGGCTGAGCGGGGCCGATATCGGCCGCAAGGTGAACCTGTCGCAGCCCGCGGTGTCGGCGCGGATCCAGCGGCTGGAACGGTCCGGCGTGATCACCGGGTACCGCGCCGTCGTCGACCCGGCGCGGGTCGGGCTGAACATCCACGCCGTCGTACGGGTCCGGACCACGCACGCCCGGATCCCCGACGCGCTCGAGTTGTTCGCGTCGCTGCTCGAGGTCGTCGCGACGTACCGGCTGACCGGTGAGGACTGCTTCCTGCTCGATGTGCATACGCAGGACGCGGGCAGGCTCGAGCAGGTGGTCGATGCGATCGGCCGGCTGGGGCCGGTGAGCACGTCGCTGGTACTGCGTGAATACCCGGCGAAGCCGCTCGCGGCCGGGTAA
- a CDS encoding M4 family metallopeptidase → MSKSRKALVAATAGLATVALGLSFTSAAGAAPEAAAANPNGLKLIKTKTSLLGKHYWYQQTFKGLPVVDGYYAKHVAKDGAVQIADGRDAVPADLDVSAKVAPASATQSANATVTAQANRSRMAGPNKTFVKQPEATSGAAQLAVVGGPDARLVWNVTSRSTEGVSQSLVDAKTGSVVESKVISDNVDGRGSVFDPNPVVSTKNEKLTDMNDKNQDALFLAQKNVVLRNLDGSGKLNGAFVNIKEGNGGVAQNKNNTFVYQRANNKFEQVMVYYHINQAQEYIQSLGFKDANNESQDFSVDTIRDDNSFYDPSTDMITTGDGGVDDAEDAEVIWHEYGHAIQDDIVPDFGESEQGGAIGEGFGDYWAVTMSVPVSKGFNLPCVMDWDATSYTTDEPHCLRRTDTGKTTDDIDGEVHDDGEIWSNALWDIHQALGRTKANKLILEATYFYDPDTSFEAAAQDTVQAARLLYGKAAAKTVTDAFKARKILS, encoded by the coding sequence ATGTCGAAAAGCCGTAAGGCACTTGTGGCCGCCACCGCAGGACTGGCCACCGTCGCGCTCGGGTTGTCGTTCACCAGCGCCGCGGGGGCCGCGCCCGAGGCAGCGGCCGCCAATCCGAACGGGCTCAAGCTGATCAAGACGAAAACCTCGCTGCTCGGCAAGCACTACTGGTACCAGCAGACCTTCAAAGGGCTGCCGGTCGTCGACGGGTACTACGCCAAGCACGTGGCGAAGGACGGCGCGGTGCAGATCGCCGACGGGCGGGACGCCGTACCGGCGGACCTGGACGTCAGCGCGAAGGTCGCGCCCGCGTCCGCGACGCAGTCCGCGAACGCAACCGTCACTGCGCAGGCAAACCGGTCGCGGATGGCGGGGCCGAACAAGACCTTCGTCAAGCAGCCGGAAGCGACCAGCGGCGCCGCGCAGCTCGCGGTGGTCGGTGGACCGGACGCCCGCCTGGTCTGGAACGTCACCAGCCGGTCGACCGAAGGCGTCAGCCAGTCGCTCGTCGACGCGAAGACCGGCAGTGTGGTCGAGTCGAAGGTGATCAGCGACAACGTCGACGGCCGTGGCTCGGTCTTCGACCCGAACCCGGTGGTCAGCACGAAGAACGAGAAGCTGACCGACATGAACGACAAGAACCAGGATGCGTTGTTCCTGGCGCAGAAGAACGTGGTCCTGCGCAACCTGGACGGTTCCGGGAAGCTCAACGGCGCCTTCGTCAACATCAAGGAAGGCAACGGCGGGGTAGCGCAGAACAAGAACAACACGTTCGTCTACCAGCGCGCGAACAACAAGTTCGAACAGGTGATGGTGTACTACCACATCAACCAGGCGCAGGAGTACATCCAGTCGCTCGGGTTCAAGGACGCGAACAACGAGTCCCAGGACTTCTCGGTCGACACGATCCGCGACGACAACTCGTTCTACGACCCGTCCACGGACATGATCACCACCGGCGACGGTGGCGTCGATGACGCCGAGGACGCCGAGGTGATCTGGCACGAGTACGGTCACGCGATCCAGGACGACATCGTCCCGGACTTCGGTGAGTCCGAGCAGGGCGGCGCGATCGGTGAGGGCTTCGGCGACTACTGGGCCGTCACCATGTCGGTCCCGGTCAGCAAGGGCTTCAACCTGCCGTGCGTGATGGACTGGGACGCCACGTCGTACACGACCGACGAGCCGCACTGCCTGCGTCGTACCGACACCGGCAAGACCACCGACGACATCGACGGTGAGGTGCACGACGACGGTGAGATCTGGTCGAACGCGCTGTGGGACATCCACCAGGCGCTCGGCCGGACCAAGGCGAACAAGCTGATCCTCGAGGCGACGTACTTCTACGACCCCGACACCTCGTTCGAGGCCGCGGCCCAGGACACCGTCCAGGCTGCCCGGCTGCTGTACGGCAAGGCCGCCGCGAAAACGGTGACCGACGCCTTCAAGGCACGGAAGATCCTGTCGTAG
- a CDS encoding oxidoreductase: MTWRTADIPDLTGQVALVTGATSGLGYETALELLKHGADVLVAARNPEKAAKAAETLTQQVGRAPTVLELDLADLASVEKAADEVLTTYDRLDLLINNAGVMAPPYRQTVDGFELQLGTNHLGHFALTGRLLPLLLSGSRVVTVSSFMHKTVSGISEQDLRRPASSYRKWESYGKSKLANLLFMLELDRRARAAGADLLSVGAHPGYAATHLQAAGPELAGRPRQAQLWAAATRLVAQSAAAGAWPSLYAATYPDLRPGSFVGPGFLEYRGAPKVVLPTRTAQDAELAERLWAWSVEATRVDPALTVPR; the protein is encoded by the coding sequence ATGACCTGGCGCACTGCGGACATCCCCGATCTGACCGGACAAGTGGCGCTCGTGACGGGCGCTACCAGTGGACTCGGGTACGAGACCGCGCTGGAGCTGCTCAAGCACGGTGCGGACGTGTTGGTCGCGGCGCGTAATCCGGAGAAGGCCGCGAAGGCTGCGGAGACGTTGACGCAGCAGGTCGGGAGAGCGCCCACCGTTCTCGAACTGGATCTCGCCGATCTGGCGAGTGTCGAGAAGGCGGCCGACGAGGTCCTCACGACGTACGACCGGCTCGATCTGCTGATCAACAACGCCGGCGTGATGGCGCCGCCGTACCGGCAGACCGTCGACGGATTCGAGCTGCAGCTCGGCACCAATCATCTCGGTCACTTCGCCCTGACCGGCCGGCTGTTGCCGTTGCTGCTCAGCGGCAGCCGCGTGGTGACGGTCAGCTCGTTCATGCACAAGACCGTGAGTGGCATCAGCGAGCAGGATCTCCGGCGGCCGGCGAGCAGCTACCGGAAGTGGGAGTCGTACGGGAAGTCGAAGCTCGCCAACCTGCTCTTCATGCTCGAGCTCGACCGCCGGGCGCGTGCTGCCGGCGCCGACCTGCTGAGCGTTGGCGCGCACCCCGGGTACGCCGCCACGCATCTCCAGGCCGCTGGTCCGGAGCTGGCCGGTCGCCCCCGTCAGGCGCAGCTCTGGGCCGCCGCGACTCGCCTTGTCGCGCAGTCCGCCGCGGCCGGCGCGTGGCCGAGTCTGTACGCGGCGACGTACCCCGACCTGCGCCCCGGATCGTTCGTCGGTCCGGGCTTCCTCGAGTACCGCGGTGCGCCGAAGGTCGTACTGCCGACGCGGACCGCGCAGGACGCGGAGCTGGCCGAGCGGCTCTGGGCGTGGTCCGTCGAGGCAACCAGGGTCGATCCGGCACTCACCGTGCCAAGGTAG
- a CDS encoding alpha/beta fold hydrolase, which produces MRRIAAALAVALMVALSLVAVGPRADASQTGPGFSTAYQRIPGVGGTEIGAVVLTPTGQGDGPFPLVVMPSSWGVPNVEYVGQGTKLATAGFQVISYSSRGFWDSAGGIDIAGPPTVADVSKVIDWAGRHTPADTSRVAAVGISYGAGTSLLAAAKDPRIKAVGALSGWADLIRSLDPNDTVALQSVAGLLALGNITGRPGPEMASLQTKFVTGDFDGAIAEAGQLSPVRSAATMVDQINANKPAVFLANAFEDSIFPPSQYTDFFTSLTGPKRLLLAHGDHATPEVTGAVGLPNETWDELVGWLRHYLTGADNGADTEPPVQLRSQRGVWRGYADWASVAQARTSYLTKAGGLQGSAATGWSRSIGAGIPTVADSGVALVSGALQGLLSIPVGVATPLVDRSFAGVWSGPTFASGAVVNGSPRLHVTVKPSVASTSLFAYLYDVDALGVGSLISHKPYTLRGATPGKAVPLDIRLEATSWDVPAGHHLVLVVDTVDPRYLGRSVIGSTVTFSSPADDPSWVSVPVAA; this is translated from the coding sequence GTGCGCAGAATCGCAGCCGCCCTCGCTGTCGCCCTGATGGTCGCTCTGTCCCTGGTCGCGGTCGGCCCGCGCGCGGACGCCAGCCAGACCGGGCCCGGCTTCAGTACGGCGTACCAGCGCATTCCCGGCGTCGGTGGCACCGAGATCGGTGCGGTCGTGCTCACGCCGACCGGGCAGGGTGACGGTCCGTTCCCGCTCGTGGTGATGCCGTCGAGCTGGGGCGTGCCGAACGTGGAGTACGTTGGTCAGGGGACGAAGCTGGCCACGGCCGGCTTCCAGGTCATCTCGTACTCGAGTCGCGGGTTCTGGGATTCCGCCGGTGGGATCGACATCGCCGGCCCGCCGACCGTCGCCGATGTCAGCAAGGTGATCGACTGGGCCGGCCGGCACACTCCGGCGGACACCAGCCGGGTCGCCGCGGTCGGGATCTCGTACGGCGCCGGTACGTCGCTGCTCGCCGCCGCGAAGGATCCGCGGATCAAGGCGGTCGGTGCGCTCAGCGGATGGGCCGACCTGATCCGCTCGCTCGACCCGAACGACACGGTTGCGCTCCAGTCCGTCGCCGGTCTGCTTGCCCTAGGCAACATCACCGGGCGGCCCGGTCCGGAGATGGCCTCGCTGCAGACGAAGTTCGTCACCGGTGACTTCGACGGAGCGATCGCGGAGGCCGGGCAGTTGTCGCCGGTGCGGTCCGCGGCGACGATGGTCGACCAGATCAACGCGAACAAGCCGGCCGTGTTCCTGGCGAACGCGTTCGAGGATTCGATCTTCCCGCCCTCGCAGTACACCGACTTCTTCACCAGCCTGACCGGGCCGAAGCGGCTGCTGCTCGCGCACGGTGATCACGCGACGCCCGAGGTGACCGGGGCGGTCGGTCTACCGAACGAGACGTGGGACGAGCTCGTCGGCTGGTTGCGGCATTACCTCACCGGCGCGGACAACGGTGCCGATACAGAGCCGCCGGTGCAGTTGAGGTCGCAGCGTGGGGTGTGGCGTGGGTATGCCGATTGGGCGTCGGTCGCGCAGGCGCGTACGTCGTACCTCACGAAGGCCGGCGGGCTTCAGGGCAGTGCCGCGACCGGATGGAGCCGGTCGATCGGCGCTGGGATACCAACGGTCGCGGATAGTGGGGTGGCCCTCGTATCTGGTGCGCTGCAAGGGTTGTTGTCGATTCCGGTCGGAGTGGCGACGCCGCTGGTGGACAGGTCGTTCGCCGGGGTTTGGTCCGGGCCGACGTTCGCTAGCGGGGCAGTCGTCAATGGATCGCCGAGGTTGCACGTGACCGTGAAGCCGTCGGTGGCGAGTACTTCGCTGTTCGCCTACCTGTACGACGTCGATGCGCTCGGGGTTGGATCCTTGATCTCGCACAAGCCGTACACGTTGCGCGGCGCGACCCCGGGGAAGGCGGTGCCGCTCGACATCAGGCTGGAGGCGACGAGCTGGGACGTGCCGGCCGGGCATCATCTTGTGCTTGTCGTGGATACGGTCGATCCGCGGTATCTCGGGCGGAGCGTGATCGGTTCGACGGTCACGTTCAGTTCGCCCGCGGATGACCCGTCGTGGGTCAGCGTTCCGGTGGCGGCGTGA
- a CDS encoding lactonase family protein gives MSVSRRGFLGFSAAALAPFHQAANREAPEPGAPQPQPQPQASEVARDGNDSTLYLGTYGDGIGIATYDADGKITATGSIAGIPNASFVIRSGNFLYAVNEQDAGAVTAIDISGTPRLLNRQPNKGSGPCHLAKVGDHLLSANYGSGDIAVHPIAADGSLGQQTDLVKHEDSAPHAHQVVQAGEYVLAVDLGTDSIYTYTLADGKLALQHQAKVKTGAGPRHLVFHPSGKYAYVADELDSTVTICGYDAGVLTVLESIPVAEGENYPGEVVISADGRFVYVTNRGHNSVAVYSTDGPHLELVGIPNCGGDWPRHCVFDPTGRLLFVANQKSNNITTFLVDRTTGGLTRTADFSTPTPVCVNV, from the coding sequence GTGAGCGTCAGCCGCCGAGGTTTCCTCGGCTTCAGCGCGGCCGCGCTTGCTCCCTTCCACCAGGCCGCGAACCGGGAAGCACCAGAACCCGGGGCGCCGCAGCCGCAACCGCAACCGCAGGCCAGTGAGGTCGCGAGGGACGGCAACGACAGCACCCTGTACCTCGGGACGTACGGCGACGGCATCGGCATCGCGACGTACGACGCGGACGGGAAGATCACCGCGACCGGCAGCATTGCTGGTATACCAAACGCGTCCTTCGTGATCCGGTCCGGAAACTTCCTGTACGCCGTGAACGAGCAGGATGCCGGCGCCGTCACCGCGATCGACATCTCGGGCACCCCGCGACTGCTGAATCGTCAACCCAACAAGGGATCCGGGCCCTGCCACCTCGCCAAGGTCGGCGACCATCTGCTCAGTGCCAACTACGGATCCGGCGACATCGCGGTCCATCCGATCGCTGCGGATGGGAGCCTTGGGCAACAAACGGATCTGGTAAAGCACGAGGATTCCGCGCCGCACGCCCATCAGGTGGTGCAAGCGGGCGAGTACGTACTGGCGGTCGATCTGGGCACCGACTCGATCTACACCTACACGCTTGCCGACGGGAAGCTCGCGCTTCAGCACCAGGCGAAGGTCAAGACCGGTGCGGGCCCGCGACATTTGGTTTTCCATCCGTCCGGCAAGTACGCCTACGTGGCCGACGAGCTCGACAGCACCGTCACGATCTGCGGGTACGACGCCGGCGTACTGACCGTGCTGGAGTCGATCCCGGTGGCCGAGGGGGAGAACTACCCGGGTGAGGTGGTGATCTCCGCCGACGGACGGTTCGTCTACGTCACCAACCGCGGGCACAACAGCGTGGCGGTCTACAGCACCGACGGGCCGCACCTGGAGCTGGTTGGTATACCAAACTGCGGCGGGGACTGGCCCCGGCACTGCGTGTTCGACCCGACCGGCCGCCTGTTGTTCGTCGCGAATCAGAAGTCGAACAACATCACCACGTTTTTGGTAGACCGAACCACCGGCGGCCTGACCCGGACCGCCGACTTCAGCACCCCGACCCCGGTCTGCGTCAATGTTTGA
- a CDS encoding LamG-like jellyroll fold domain-containing protein — protein MVKPFAAALVLLATTLVPTAQATPDWHIGTPPLTTPWTDDVSPTNALPEYPRPQLTRPEWRNLNGLWEWAPAAMGEHPPTGRTLDEKVLVPYPIESALSGLQKHEDRMWYRRTFTVPGNWKGKRLLLHFGAVDYDAKVWVNGRQVATHRGGYDGFDVDVTAALHAKGPQELIVWAEDLTDETYQPIGKQREVGDHGIFYQGSSGIWRTVWMEPVNAASIDRLQLTPDLPNQTLKVTAQTSGSAGLDVEVTAYDGHNVAGQVRGKAGAELRLPIRNPRTWSPDHPFLYDLKVRLIDRGTTVDQIGSYAGMRSVGLKKGADGKLRMALNGKILFNLSTLDQGFWPDGLNTAPTDAALRFDLEQHKRLGFNTVRKHIKVEPDRWYYWADKLGLMVWQDMPATKTDAMPEPWRTQFQSELHELVDEHKSFTSITVWVPFNEGWGEWDQAATGRIADDVKAQDPSRLVNAHSGVNCCNSHGDSGRGDLIDNHAYLGPATTAPTETRAAVDGEHGGFGLKVPDHMWFGDGSAYEMEPDSATLTRRYVENQTDVLRSANQCGISGSVYTQITDVEGELNGFYTYDRRVPKMDFAQVRTINRQIIAGADGTGAGIPSPGPGTPGADGIHFYPLDGTTQDAVGNNDATLQGGATFAPGKNGEAVALNGSGQYVDTGAALLDTAKNYSAGAWVKLNKADGAFQTFVSQDGDRDSAFFLQYSGQDQRFAMSFPGIRALSPTKPNPGQWYHVTGVRDVVQGELKLYVDGDLVATKSACALDSSSTGNTVIGRAKFGGNQVDFLDGTIDQVHLYDRALTDAEVRTLYESGR, from the coding sequence ATGGTCAAGCCGTTCGCAGCTGCGCTCGTCCTCCTCGCGACAACCCTCGTGCCGACCGCCCAAGCAACACCCGACTGGCACATCGGCACCCCACCACTCACGACTCCCTGGACGGACGACGTCTCCCCGACGAACGCCCTTCCGGAGTACCCGCGCCCCCAACTGACCCGCCCCGAGTGGCGCAACCTCAACGGCCTGTGGGAGTGGGCGCCGGCCGCGATGGGTGAGCATCCGCCGACGGGCCGCACGCTCGACGAGAAGGTCCTGGTCCCGTACCCGATCGAGTCCGCGCTCTCCGGTCTGCAGAAGCACGAGGACCGGATGTGGTACCGCCGTACGTTCACTGTCCCCGGCAACTGGAAGGGCAAGCGGCTCCTGCTGCACTTCGGCGCCGTCGACTACGACGCCAAGGTCTGGGTCAACGGCCGGCAGGTCGCCACGCACCGCGGCGGGTACGACGGCTTCGACGTCGACGTCACCGCTGCGCTGCACGCCAAGGGTCCGCAAGAGCTGATCGTCTGGGCCGAGGACCTCACCGACGAGACATACCAGCCGATCGGCAAGCAGCGCGAGGTCGGCGATCACGGGATCTTCTATCAGGGCAGTTCCGGCATCTGGCGGACCGTCTGGATGGAGCCGGTGAACGCCGCGTCCATCGACCGTCTCCAACTCACGCCCGACCTGCCGAACCAGACCTTGAAGGTCACCGCCCAGACGTCAGGCTCCGCGGGCCTCGACGTCGAGGTGACGGCGTACGACGGCCACAACGTCGCCGGGCAGGTGCGCGGCAAGGCCGGCGCCGAACTCCGGCTACCGATCCGGAATCCCAGAACCTGGTCGCCCGACCACCCGTTCCTCTACGACCTCAAGGTCCGGCTGATCGATCGCGGCACAACGGTAGACCAGATCGGTTCGTACGCCGGGATGCGATCGGTCGGCCTGAAGAAAGGTGCCGACGGCAAGCTCCGGATGGCGCTGAACGGCAAGATCCTGTTCAACCTGTCGACGCTCGACCAGGGCTTCTGGCCGGACGGACTCAACACCGCGCCGACCGACGCGGCGCTCAGGTTCGACCTCGAACAGCACAAGCGGCTCGGGTTCAACACCGTTCGCAAACACATCAAGGTCGAACCGGATCGCTGGTACTACTGGGCCGACAAGCTGGGCCTGATGGTCTGGCAGGACATGCCGGCGACGAAGACCGACGCGATGCCCGAGCCCTGGCGGACCCAGTTCCAGTCCGAGTTGCACGAGCTGGTCGACGAGCACAAGAGCTTCACCTCCATCACCGTCTGGGTCCCGTTCAACGAGGGCTGGGGTGAGTGGGACCAGGCCGCGACCGGCCGGATCGCCGACGATGTGAAGGCGCAGGACCCGTCCCGGCTGGTCAATGCGCACAGCGGCGTCAACTGCTGCAACTCGCACGGCGACTCCGGGCGTGGCGACCTGATCGACAACCACGCCTACCTCGGCCCGGCAACAACGGCGCCGACGGAAACCCGAGCGGCCGTCGACGGCGAGCACGGCGGATTCGGGCTGAAGGTGCCCGACCACATGTGGTTCGGCGACGGATCGGCGTACGAGATGGAGCCTGACTCGGCGACGCTCACCCGGCGGTACGTCGAGAACCAGACCGACGTACTGCGATCCGCCAACCAGTGCGGGATCAGTGGCTCGGTCTATACCCAGATCACCGATGTCGAAGGCGAGCTGAACGGCTTCTACACCTACGACCGGCGAGTACCGAAGATGGACTTCGCCCAGGTGCGGACGATCAACCGGCAGATCATCGCCGGCGCGGACGGCACCGGCGCTGGTATACCGAGCCCCGGACCAGGCACACCCGGTGCCGACGGCATCCACTTCTATCCACTCGACGGAACCACACAAGATGCTGTGGGCAACAACGATGCGACACTCCAAGGTGGTGCAACCTTTGCCCCAGGCAAGAACGGTGAAGCGGTCGCGCTCAACGGCTCCGGCCAGTACGTCGACACCGGCGCCGCGCTGCTCGACACCGCCAAGAACTACTCGGCCGGCGCATGGGTGAAGCTGAACAAGGCGGACGGTGCGTTCCAGACGTTCGTCAGCCAGGACGGCGACCGGGACAGCGCGTTCTTCCTGCAGTACTCCGGCCAGGACCAACGGTTCGCGATGAGCTTCCCGGGGATCCGGGCCCTGTCGCCGACGAAGCCCAACCCGGGGCAGTGGTACCACGTCACCGGCGTCCGCGATGTCGTGCAGGGCGAGCTGAAGCTCTACGTCGACGGGGACCTCGTCGCCACCAAGAGCGCGTGCGCCCTCGACTCCAGCTCGACCGGCAACACGGTCATCGGCCGGGCGAAGTTCGGCGGCAACCAGGTCGACTTCCTGGACGGCACCATCGACCAGGTCCACCTGTACGACCGAGCACTGACCGACGCGGAAGTGCGCACCCTCTACGAATCGGGGCGCTGA
- a CDS encoding aldo/keto reductase, with protein MAAPSQVLAPRSTIRFRPPRFGLGGSHLGEPPGPDGDSDAIATVDAAYQAGIRFFDTSPAYGDSERRLGTALQKRPRGEFLVSTKVIGDDPKASVDQSRADLGLAVDLVFAQDESAYPVLDRLRRDGTIKAVGAVSDDWQELDRLVRDVELDCVLLTAQYSLLDRAAGPLLDRCLTRGVSVVVSGVLTPQVLQADTVQARRISAVCERYGVSLPQAALAFPSRHSAVTSVLITASSPAEIRADAALVRQPVPERLWRDPELLRLLS; from the coding sequence ATGGCCGCACCCAGCCAGGTGCTCGCGCCCCGTTCGACGATCCGGTTCCGGCCTCCGCGGTTCGGGCTCGGCGGTTCGCATCTCGGCGAGCCGCCCGGCCCGGACGGCGACTCCGACGCGATTGCCACCGTCGACGCGGCGTACCAGGCCGGCATCCGGTTCTTCGACACCTCACCGGCATACGGCGACTCGGAACGACGACTCGGTACGGCGCTGCAAAAGCGCCCCCGTGGTGAGTTTCTGGTGTCGACGAAGGTGATCGGAGACGACCCGAAGGCCTCGGTCGACCAGAGCCGCGCCGACCTGGGGCTCGCCGTCGACCTGGTGTTCGCGCAGGACGAGTCGGCGTACCCGGTCCTCGATCGGCTGCGGCGCGACGGGACGATCAAGGCGGTCGGCGCCGTTTCGGACGACTGGCAGGAGCTCGACCGGTTGGTGCGGGACGTCGAGCTCGACTGCGTGCTCCTGACCGCGCAGTACTCGCTGCTCGACCGCGCCGCCGGACCGCTGCTGGATCGTTGCCTTACCCGCGGAGTGTCCGTGGTCGTGTCCGGCGTCCTTACACCGCAGGTGCTGCAGGCGGACACCGTTCAGGCGCGCCGGATCTCGGCGGTCTGCGAGCGGTACGGCGTTTCGCTGCCGCAGGCCGCACTGGCCTTTCCCAGCAGGCACTCCGCGGTCACGTCCGTGCTGATCACGGCGTCGTCACCGGCCGAGATCCGGGCGGACGCGGCGCTGGTGCGTCAGCCCGTGCCGGAGCGGCTGTGGCGGGATCCGGAGTTGCTGCGCTTGCTATCGTGA
- a CDS encoding CBU_0592 family membrane protein — protein MHVLDVLEIVGAVIILVAFAAAQAGRLRQRTFAYQLLNLVGSGVLAAIAAIQLSWGFLLLEGSWAVISLIGLLTLTRKQQTD, from the coding sequence ATGCATGTACTCGACGTACTCGAGATCGTTGGTGCGGTCATCATTCTGGTCGCGTTCGCCGCTGCGCAGGCGGGCCGGTTGCGCCAGCGCACCTTCGCCTACCAGCTGCTGAACCTGGTCGGCTCCGGAGTCCTCGCCGCCATCGCCGCGATCCAGCTGTCCTGGGGCTTCCTGCTCCTGGAAGGCAGCTGGGCTGTCATCAGCCTGATCGGCCTGCTGACACTGACCCGCAAGCAGCAGACCGACTAG
- a CDS encoding AAA family ATPase encodes MTETTMPAGTVAQQSRLIGEALGEVKRVIVGQEHMVETLMVSLLAKGHCLLEGVPGVAKTLAVRTFASVVGGTFARIQFTPDLVPSDIVGTRIYRQTRETFDIELGPTFVNFVLADEVNRAPAKVQSAMLELMAERQVSIGGQTFPMPKPFIVIATQNPIESEGVYPLPEAQRDRFLVKIDVPHPRGHEEFEILRRMSVDPPEPRPVLKPETILELQRSAEQVFVHNLVAEYAVRLVMATRTPTDFHLPDLEPIIELGVSPRATLGLIAAGRALALIHGRDYLLPSDIQTVALDVMGHRLGLTFDAVADNIDPRAVIERILATVPPPQPVWRDGNDGTGRPEFV; translated from the coding sequence ATGACCGAAACGACGATGCCCGCAGGAACGGTGGCCCAGCAGTCCCGGCTGATCGGCGAGGCCCTCGGTGAGGTCAAGCGGGTGATCGTCGGCCAGGAGCACATGGTCGAGACCCTGATGGTGTCGCTGCTGGCGAAGGGGCACTGCCTGCTCGAGGGTGTCCCGGGTGTCGCCAAGACGCTGGCCGTCCGCACCTTCGCGAGCGTGGTCGGCGGCACCTTCGCCCGGATCCAGTTCACCCCCGACCTGGTCCCGTCCGACATCGTCGGCACCCGGATCTACCGGCAGACCCGCGAGACCTTCGACATCGAGCTCGGCCCGACGTTCGTGAACTTCGTGCTGGCCGACGAGGTCAACCGCGCCCCGGCGAAGGTGCAGTCGGCGATGCTGGAGCTGATGGCCGAGCGGCAGGTGTCGATCGGCGGCCAGACCTTCCCGATGCCGAAGCCGTTCATCGTGATCGCCACCCAGAACCCGATCGAGTCCGAGGGCGTGTATCCGCTGCCGGAGGCGCAGCGTGACCGGTTCCTGGTCAAGATCGACGTACCGCACCCGCGTGGGCACGAGGAGTTCGAGATCCTCCGCCGGATGAGCGTCGACCCGCCGGAGCCGCGGCCGGTGCTGAAGCCGGAGACGATCCTCGAGCTGCAGCGGTCCGCCGAGCAGGTGTTCGTGCACAACCTGGTCGCGGAGTACGCCGTCCGCCTGGTGATGGCGACCCGGACGCCGACCGACTTCCACCTGCCCGATCTGGAGCCGATCATCGAGCTCGGCGTCAGCCCGCGCGCGACCCTCGGCCTGATCGCGGCCGGCCGGGCGCTGGCGCTGATCCACGGCCGGGACTACCTGCTGCCGAGCGACATCCAGACCGTCGCGCTGGACGTGATGGGCCACCGCCTCGGCCTGACCTTCGACGCGGTCGCGGACAACATCGACCCGCGCGCCGTGATCGAGCGGATCCTGGCCACCGTCCCGCCGCCCCAGCCGGTCTGGCGCGACGGCAACGACGGCACCGGTCGCCCGGAGTTCGTGTAG